One part of the Arabidopsis thaliana chromosome 1 sequence genome encodes these proteins:
- the EDA16 gene encoding SNF2 domain-containing protein / helicase domain-containing protein / zinc finger protein-like protein (embryo sac development arrest 16 (EDA16); FUNCTIONS IN: helicase activity, DNA binding, zinc ion binding, ATP binding, nucleic acid binding; INVOLVED IN: embryo sac development; EXPRESSED IN: 24 plant structures; EXPRESSED DURING: 15 growth stages; CONTAINS InterPro DOMAIN/s: Zinc finger, RING-type, conserved site (InterPro:IPR017907), Zinc finger, RING-type (InterPro:IPR001841), Zinc finger, C3HC4 RING-type (InterPro:IPR018957), DEAD-like helicase, N-terminal (InterPro:IPR014001), DNA/RNA helicase, C-terminal (InterPro:IPR001650), Helicase, superfamily 1/2, ATP-binding domain (InterPro:IPR014021), SNF2-related (InterPro:IPR000330); BEST Arabidopsis thaliana protein match is: SNF2 domain-containing protein / helicase domain-containing protein / zinc finger protein-related (TAIR:AT1G11100.2); Has 30201 Blast hits to 17322 proteins in 780 species: Archae - 12; Bacteria - 1396; Metazoa - 17338; Fungi - 3422; Plants - 5037; Viruses - 0; Other Eukaryotes - 2996 (source: NCBI BLink).) codes for MSAMLTPYFDNVTGYGVGLGANHNSSAMSVFFNNSNSLSDSADNYVSSAQDCYNTSGTSLSDHTPNSVQNFAFEFFPNKEEAVNDVESGVSESQSDGASRMIFDRHGRVDNGSLERKPPIDFSSARGISFKFESNPSVSPACVKPYNSFDSHLADSDLDRPNNYSCSFQDNKTVHVKVKPEAESEKVVYSSVPGEFSVRDDAYLSGETNRWWSGASSSAVSYQTDIEKGYSYMAPQTALPSQDSGKISSNHFYDSDTCLQYVVEDPSPVTQNNEYKDFQIQQGDREYIQPRGIDSQFSNASFESVQSHSSECISDSDDDSDVCIIEPYGQSAIPHRPLAMKMPVVSSEYSTVSHNFNQSGGLKLQSNKENMIFQAALQDLTQPNSEAILPDGVLTVPLLRHQRIALSWMAQKETSGFPCSGGILADDQGLGKTVSTIALILKERSKPAQACEESTKKEIFDLESETGECAPLKPSGRSKHFEHSQLLSNENKVGGDSVGKVTGRPAAGTLVVCPTSVMRQWADELHKKVTSEANLSVLVYHGSSRTKDPHELAKYDVVVTTFSIVSMEVPKQPLVDDEDEEKDGVHDGGTAATGFCSNKKRKYPPDSKKKGSKKKKVEFLSGPLAKVSWFRVVLDEAQSIKNYKTQVARACWGLRAKRRWCLSGTPIQNSIDDLYSYFRFLKYDPYSSYVLFCSTIKNPITRNPVKGYQKLQAILKTVMLRRTKGSLLDGKPIISLPPKSIELRKVDFTVEERDFYSKLEAESRTQFREYAEAGTVKQNYVNILLMLLRLRQACDHPLLVNGEYSFTWESSVGLAKKQIQSDASLAICGICNDAPEDAVASVCGHVFCKQCIYERLTGDSNHCPFANCNVRLTISSLSSKTRLDDAMPDMQERATSNSLSPCSDEDLPYGSSKIKAALEILQSLPKAHDLTDSNQISENREYSGLSITPVKNEGMSVDVPIKVAGEKAIVFSQWTKMLNLLEASLVSSHIQYRRLDGTMSVAARDKAVQDFNTLPEVTVMIMSLKAASLGLNMVAACHVLMLDLWWNPTTEDQAIDRAHRIGQTRPVTVVRFTVKDTVEDRILALQQKKRMMVASAFGEDEKGSRQSHLTVEDLSYLFMADS; via the exons TATTTTGACAACGTGACTGGATACGGAGTGGGGTTGGGAGCCAATCATAATTCGTCTGCcatgtctgttttttttaataattccAATTCCCTCAGTGACAGTGCGGATAACTATGTCTCTTCTGCACAAGATTGCTACAATACAAGTGGTACATCCTTGTCAGACCATACCCCCAATTCTGTTCAGAATTTCGCGTTTGAGTTCTTTcctaataaagaagaagctgtaAATGATGTTGAGAGTGGAGTAAGTGAGTCTCAGTCGGATGGTGCCAGCCGGATGATTTTTGATAGACATGGAAGAGTGGATAATGGATCTTTAGAAAGGAAACCTCCTATTGATTTTTCTAGTGCAAGAGGGATCAGTTTCAAGTTTGAAAGTAATCCTTCAGTTTCTCCTGCCTGTGTCAAACCCTACAACAGTTTTGACAGTCATTTAGCTGATAGTGACCTTGACCGGCCTAATAATTATTCATGCAGTTTTCAGGATAATAAAACTGTTCATGTGAAGGTTAAACCAGAGGCTGAATCAGAGAAAGTTGTCTACAGTTCAGTTCCAGGGGAATTTAGTGTCAGGGATGATGCTTATCTTTCTGGAGAAACCAATCGTTGGTGGTCTGGTGCATCAAGCTCTGCAGTCTCCTATCAAACAGATATTGAAAAAGGATACTCATATATGGCACCGCAAACAGCTCTACCTAGCCAAGACAGTGGCAAGATAAGCTCCAATCATTTTTACGATTCAGATACATGTTTGCAATATGTTGTAGAAGATCCCAGCCCAGTGACACAAAACAATGAGTATAAAGACTTTCAAATTCAACAAGGAGACCGGGAATATATTCAACCGAGGGGCATTGATTCTCAATTCTCAAATGCCAGCTTTGAATCAGTTCAAAGCCATTCTTCAGAATGTATATCcgatagtgatgatgattctgaCGTCTGCATAATAGAACCTTATGGTCAATCTGCAATCCCACATCGACCTCTAGCTATGAAAATGCCGGTAGTTTCTTCAGAATATTCTACAGTTAGTCATAATTTTAATCAATCTGGAGGCCTGAAGCTTCagtcaaataaagaaaatatgatcTTTCAAGCTGCATTGCAG GATCTCACTCAGCCTAATTCTGAAGCAATTCTGCCTGATGGTGTCTTGACAGTCCCGCTTCTGAGACATCAG CGAATCGCATTGTCATGGATGGCCCAGAAGGAGACAAGTGGCTTCCCCTGTTCGGGTGGAATTCTTGCTGATGATCAG GGTCTTGGGAAGACAGTTTCCACTATAGCTCTTATACTGAAGGAAAGGTCTAAACCTGCCCAAGCATGTGAAGAAAGTACGaagaaagaaatttttgaCCTAGAAAGCGAGACTGGAGAATGTGCGCCTTTAAAACCCAGTGGAAGAAGCAAGCATTTTGAACACTCTCAATTGCTTTccaatgaaaacaaagttgGTGGAGACAGTGTGGGTAAAGTGACGGGAAGGCCAGCTGCTGGAACGCTTGTTGTATGTCCCACTAGTGTTATGCGGCAGTGGGCTGATGAATTACATAAGAAGGTGACTAGTGAAGCAAATCTCTCTGTTCTGGTATACCATGGGTCTAGCAGAACAAAGGATCCTCATGAGTTGGCTAAATatgatgttgttgttaccACATTTTCTATTGTAAGTATGGAAGTGCCAAAGCAGCCTcttgttgatgatgaggatgaagagAAGGATGGTGTACATGATGGTGGAACTGCAGCTACTGGCTTTTGCTCaaacaagaaaaggaaatatcCTCCCGATTCTAAAAAGAAGggttcaaagaagaagaaagttgagtTTCTGTCTGGCCCTCTTGCGAAAGTTTCATGGTTTAGAGTTGTTCTAGATGAGGCACAGAgcattaaaaattacaaaacccaAGTTGCAAGAGCATGCTGGGGCCTTCGTGCTAAACGGAGGTGGTGTTTGTCTGGCACTCCAATCCAGAATTCAATCGATGACCTTTACAGCTACTTTCGATTCCTCAAATATGATCCTTACTCTTCCTACGTATTGTTCTGTAGCACGATTAAGAACCCTATAACTAGGAACCCAGTGAAAGGATATCAGAAGCTGCAGGCTATCCTTAAAACAGTGATGCTTCGCCGAACTAAAG GTTCACTTCTTGATGGGAAACCCATAATCTCTTTACCTCCGAAGTCCATTGAGTTGAGAAAAGTGGATTTCACTGTGGAGGAACGTGATTTCTACTCCAAACTAGAGGCTGAATCTCGTACTCAATTCAGG GAATATGCAGAAGCTGGAACAGTGAAGcaaaattatgtaaatatcttGTTGATGCTCTTGCGCCTTCGCCAAGCTTGTGATCACCCTCTTCTCGTGAATGGTGAATACAGTTTTACCTGGGAATCTTCTGTTGGATTAGCTAAGAAGCAGATTCAGTCAGACGCTTCATTGGCAATTTGTGGTATCTGCAAT GATGCACCTGAAGATGCTGTTGCTTCAGTTTGCGGTCATGTTTTCTGTAAACAGTGCATTTATGAACGCCTTACTGGTGATAGTAATCACTGTCCCTTTGCAAACTGCAATGTCAGACTCACCATCTCATCGTTATCTTCCAAAACGAGATTGGACGATGCTATGCCTGACATGCAGGAGCGTGCTACTTCGAATAGCCTTAGCCCTTGTTCTGATGAAGATCTTCCATATGGTTCATCTAAAATCAAGGCTGCTCTAGAGATCTTACAATCACTGCCCAAAGCACATGATTTGACAGATTCAAATCAGATCtctgaaaacagagaatactCCGGTCTTTCTATAACTCCTGTGAAGAATGAGGGTATGAGCGTTGATGTTCCGATTAAGGTAGCTGGAGAAAAAGCCATTGTTTTTTCCCAATGGACAAAGATGCTAAACCTACTTGAAGCTTCTCTTGTAAGTTCACATATTCAGTATAGAAGGCTCGATGGAACAATGTCAGTTGCTGCTAGGGATAAAGCAGTGCAGGATTTCAACACTCTCCCTGAG GTTACTGTAATGATAATGTCTCTCAAGGCTGCTAGTCTCGGACTGAACATGGTGGCAGCTTGTCATGTTCTGATGCTGGACTTATGGTGGAACCCAACAACCGAGGATCAAGCAATCGATAGAGCACATCGTATAGGACAGACACGACCAGTAACAGTAGTTCGCTTCACAGTAAAAGATACAGTCGAAGATCGGATATTAGCCCTTCAG caaaagaagagaatgatgGTAGCCTCTGcatttggagaagatgaaaaggGAAGCCGACAGTCTCACCTCACAGTAGAGGACTTGAGCTATCTGTTTATGGCTGATTCATGA
- the TPS04 gene encoding terpene synthase 04 (terpene synthase 04 (TPS04); CONTAINS InterPro DOMAIN/s: Terpene synthase, metal-binding domain (InterPro:IPR005630), Terpenoid synthase (InterPro:IPR008949), Terpenoid cylases/protein prenyltransferase alpha-alpha toroid (InterPro:IPR008930), Terpene synthase-like (InterPro:IPR001906); BEST Arabidopsis thaliana protein match is: Terpenoid cyclases/Protein prenyltransferases superfamily protein (TAIR:AT1G79460.1); Has 1879 Blast hits to 1869 proteins in 199 species: Archae - 0; Bacteria - 12; Metazoa - 0; Fungi - 7; Plants - 1856; Viruses - 0; Other Eukaryotes - 4 (source: NCBI BLink).) translates to MKSSYGSSSNDLHAFVNEIKGEIQLSNINLDPYSFVSPSAYDTAWLSMIEEDINVDDNELKPMFQGCLDWIMCNQNAREGFWMNSTSYTTVADGRDEDGEKDMCILTSTLACVVALQKWNIGCFHLHKGTRYIERNTEMIIGKYINEEGSYPRWFAIKFTGILELAQKLGLHFVFSSRCIEMIKGMFYQRQEIIQREKLVHDCNYKPLLAYLEVLPSKLYVTNQEDIIVKSLDSMDGSLFQSPSATASAFMLTRNTKCLAYLQNLVQKCPNGVPQKYPLNEDLIKLSMVNLIESTGLGEFFGIEIEHVLEQVYSRYEEKDFERMPMSYLADQLHKDSLAFRMLRMHGRDVSPRSFCWFLNDQETRNHLERNIDSFLLVILSVYRATDLMFPGEHDLQEAREYTRNLLEKRRSIKEKMIMHELSTPWIARLKHLDHRMWIEDKNSNVLSMEKASFLRLHSSYSDKLTHLAARNFEFQQAKYCRELEELTMWVKKWGLSDIGFGREKTTYCYFATVTSLPYEYAIKFGKLAAKTAILITIADDFFDEKGSFNDLEGLTKAVLRWEGEELKSYGNIIFRALDDIVRETANTCRTHHKTDIIVHLRNIWGETFESWLREAEWSKKGHTSSMDEYIRNGMISIAAHTIALSISCLMEPCFPHNKLKPGNYDSITTLLMIIPRLLNDLQSYQKEQEQGKMNSVLLHMKNHPGLEIEDSIAHIEKIIDSKRKEFLEHVLVDGLSDLPKPCKEIHMSCCKVFEMFFNKKNRYDSNTEMLHDIKKALYDPINVYELSEMEPMPLMAHGDEYMILPLLLNSLPNILEFKRKDGYGAMKTSMCFGRSYRVNKRVMASQLDDQHKPLKIVASQRKPVPMMQSIFAPCFY, encoded by the exons atgaaGTCTTCTTACGGTTCTTCCTCTAATGATCTCCACGCTTTTGTCAATGAGATCAAGGGAGAAATTCAGTTGTCCAACATTAATCTTGATCCTTACTCATTTGTCTCTCCTTCCGCTTACGACACGGCTTGGTTATCCATGATCGAAGAAGACATCAACGTAGATGATAATGAGCTTAAACCGATGTTCCAAGGTTGTCTAGATTGGATTATGTGCAATCAAAATGCCAGAGAAGGTTTCTGGATGAACTCCACCAGTTATACAACGGTGGCTGATGGCAGAGACGAAGACGGCGAAAAGGACATGTGTATTCTAACTTCCACTCTTGCTTGTGTTGTAGCACTTCAGAAATGGAATATTGGGTGTTTTCATCTCCACAAAG gGACGAGATATATCGAAAGAAATACGGAGATGATAATTGGGAAATACATCAACGAAGAAGGATCTTATCCTCGTTGGTTCGCTATCAAATTCACAGGAATCCTAGAGCTTGCTCAAAAACTTGGCTTacactttgttttctctagTCGCTGTATCGAAATGATCAAAGGGATGTTTTATCAACGCCAAGAGATTATCCAAAG agAAAAATTGGTACATGACTGTAATTATAAACCTTTACTGGCCTATCTAGAGGTGTTGCCATCGAAATTATATGTCACAAATCAAGAAGACATCATTGTGAAGAGTCTCGACAGTATGGATGGCTCTTTGTTTCAGTCACCTTCAGCAACTGCATCAGCGTTTATGCTCACTCGCAACACAAAATGTCTAGCTTATCTTCAAAATCTCGTTCAAAAATGCCCTAATGGAG TGCCACAAAAGTACCCTCTCAATGAAGATCTCATAAAACTCTCCATGGTTAATCTAATCGAGAGTACTGGTTTAGGAGAGTTCTTTGGTATAGAGATTGAACACGTTCTGGAACAAGTTTACAG CCGCtacgaagaaaaagattttgagaGAATGCCCATGAGTTATCTGGCGGATCAATTGCACAAAGACTCTCTTGCATTTCGAATGTTAAGAATGCATGGTCGGGATGTTTCACCTA GAAGCTTTTGCTGGTTCTTGAATGATCAAGAAACTCGAAATCatttagaaagaaatataGACTCTTTCTTGCTTGTGATCCTAAGTGTTTACAGAGCCACGGATCTCATGTTTCCGGGAGAGCATGATCTTCAAGAAGCAAGAGAATATACTCGGAATTTACTCGAGAAACGTCGGtccatcaaagaaaaaatg ATTATGCATGAATTAAGTACTCCATGGATAGCTCGACTCAAACACCTTGACCATAGGATGTGGATTGAGGACAAGAACTCAAATGTTTTATCCATGGAAAAAGCCTCTTTTCTAAG ACTACATAGTTCGTATAGCGACAAACTGACTCATCTTGCTGCAAGAAACTTCGAGTTTCAACAAGCCAAATACTGTCGCGAGCTGGAGGAACTGACAAT GTGGGTAAAGAAATGGGGACTTAGTGATATTGGTTTCGGTAGAGAGAAGACAACATATTGTTACTTTGCAACTGTGACTTCGTTGCCCTATGAATATGCCATTAAATTTGGTAAGCTTGCAGCAAAAACTGCTATCCTCATCACAATTGCCGATGACTTCTTCGATGAAAAAGGTTCCTTCAATGACTTGGAAGGTCTTACTAAAGCAGTTTTAAg ATGGGAAGGAGAAGAGCTTAAAAGTTACGGCAATATCATTTTTAGAGCACTTGATGATATTGTAAGAGAGACTGCAAATACTTGTCGTACGCACCACAAAACCGACATAATTGTCCATCTTCGCAACATC TGGGGTGAAACATTTGAGTCGTGGCTACGTGAAGCTGAATGGAGTAAAAAGGGACACACATCGTCAATGGACGAATATATTCGAAACGGAATGATCTCAATCGCAGCACACACCATTGCTCTTTCCATCTCATGTCTCATGGAACCTTGTTTTCCCCACAACAAACTCAAACCGGGAAATTACGATAGCATAACTACATTGCTCATGATCATACCTCGACTTTTAAATGACCTACAAAGTTATCAG AAGGAACAAGAACAAGGGAAGATGAACTCCGTGCTGCTCCACATGAAGAATCATCCAGGTCTGGAGATTGAGGACTCGATCGCTCATATCGAAAAGATTATCGattcaaaaaggaaagagtTTCTGGAGCATGTACTAGTTGATGGACTAAGCGATTTGCCAAAACCGTGCAAGGAGATTCACATGTCTTGTTGTAAAGTCTTCGAGATGTTTTTTAACAAGAAGAACCGTTATGATTCAAACACGGAGATGCTTCATGACATTAAGAAGGCTCTCTATGATCCCATCAATGTTTATGAACTATCAGAGATGGAGCCTATGCCACTGATGGCACATGGTGATGAATATATGATTCTTCCTTTGCTTTTGAACAGTTTGCCAAATATTCTTGAATTTAAGAGGAAGGACGGATACGGAGCAATGAAAACATCTATGTGCTTTGGAAGAAGTTATCGTGTTAATAAACGCGTTATGGCCTCACAGCTTGATGATCAACATAAGCCTCTCAAGATTGTTGCGTCGCAGCGGAAACCGGTACCAATGATGCAATCGATATTCGCACCATGCTTCTACTAA
- the SCPL32 gene encoding serine carboxypeptidase-like 32 (serine carboxypeptidase-like 32 (SCPL32); FUNCTIONS IN: serine-type carboxypeptidase activity; INVOLVED IN: proteolysis; LOCATED IN: endomembrane system; EXPRESSED IN: male gametophyte, root, flower; EXPRESSED DURING: 4 anthesis; CONTAINS InterPro DOMAIN/s: Peptidase S10, serine carboxypeptidase (InterPro:IPR001563), Peptidase S10, serine carboxypeptidase, active site (InterPro:IPR018202); BEST Arabidopsis thaliana protein match is: serine carboxypeptidase-like 31 (TAIR:AT1G11080.2); Has 3546 Blast hits to 3490 proteins in 371 species: Archae - 0; Bacteria - 193; Metazoa - 644; Fungi - 854; Plants - 1434; Viruses - 0; Other Eukaryotes - 421 (source: NCBI BLink).), with product MMNISNVSIALYLCTLFAFVSSDSPEAMRDLVTNFPGQPKVSFRHYAGYVTVNIISGRALFYWFFEAMTHPNVKPLVLWLNGGPGCSSVGYGATQEIGPFLVDNKGNSLKFNPYAWNKEANILFLESPAGVGFSYSNTSSDYRKLGDDFTARDSYTFLQKWFLRFPAYKEKDFFIAGESYAGKYVPELAEVIYDKNKDNENLSLHINLKGILLGNPLTSYAEDWTGWVDYAWNHAVVSDETYRVIKQSCNFSSDTTWDVKDCKEGVDEILKQYKEIDQFSLYTPICMHHSSKVDSYANYKTTIPRLFDGFDPCLDDYAKVFYNRADVQKALHATDGVHLKNWTICNDDILNHWNWTDSKRSVLPIYKKLIAGGFRVWVYSGDTDGRVPVLSTRYCINKLELPIKTAWRPWYHETQVSGWFQEYEGLTFATFRGAGHDVPSFKPSESLAFFSAFLNGVPPPLSR from the exons ATGATGAACATTTCCAATGTGTCCATTGCTTTGTATCTTTGCACTCTTTTCGCATTTGTTTCATCTGATAGTCCAGAAGCAATGAGAGATCTTGTGACAAACTTTCCTGGCCAACCAAAAGTGAGCTTCAGACATTACGCCGGTTATGTCACGGTTAATATAATCAGTGGGAGGgctttattttattggttCTTCGAAGCTATGACTCATCCTAACGTGAAGCCTTTAGTATTGTGGCTTAATGGAG gTCCTGGATGTTCTTCTGTGGGATACGGGGCTACACAAGAGATTGGTCCATTTCTTGTCGATAATAAAGGAAACAGTCTTAAGTTTAACCCCTATGCATGGAATAAag AGGCCAATATTCTCTTTCTTGAATCTCCTGCTGGTGTTGGGTTTTCGTATTCAAACACAAGTAGTGATTATAGAAAACTTGGCGATGACTTTACAG CGAGAGACTCATACACTTTTCTCCAAAAGTGGTTCTTGAGATTCCCAGCTTACAAAGAAAAGGACTTCTTCATCGCAGGAGAGAGCTATGCAG GAAAATACGTACCCGAGCTTGCAGAAGTTATTTATGACAAGAACAAGGACAACGAAAACTTGTCTCTTCACATTAATTTAAAAGGCATTTTG CTTGGAAATCCATTGACATCATATGCGGAAGATTGGACAGGATGGGTGGATTATGCGTGGAATCACGCAGTGGTATCAGACGAGACATACAGAGTCATAAAACAAAGTTGCAATTTCAGTAGTGACACTACATGGGACGTTAAAGATTGCAAAGAAGGCGTGGACGAAATACTCAAACAATACAAAGAGATCGATCAATTCAGCCTGTACACTCCTATCTGCATGCACCATTCATCAAAGGTTGATTCTTATGCAAATTACAAGACGACG ATACCGAGGCTGTTCGATGGATTTGACCCGTGTTTGGATGATTACGCAAAAGTATTCTACAATAGAGCTGATGTTCAGAAGGCTCTTCACGCGACTGATGGTGTTCATCTCAAGAACTGGACCATTTGCAA CGATGATATTTTAAATCACTGGAACTGGACTGATTCAAAGCGATCCGTTTTGCCTATATATAAGAAACTCATTGCCGGAGGATTTAGAGTTTGGGTTTATAG TGGCGATACTGATGGAAGAGTACCGGTACTCTCGACAAGGTACTGCATAAATAAACTGGAATTACCAATCAAGACAGCTTGGAGGCCATGGTACCATGAGACACAG GTAAGTGGATGGTTTCAGGAATATGAAGGTCTAACGTTTGCAACGTTCAGAGGAGCAGGACATGATGTGCCTTCCTTCAAACCTAGCGAATCCCTTGCATTTTTCTCTGCCTTTCTCAACGGAGTTCCTCCTCCTTTGTCGCGATAG